Proteins encoded by one window of Methylovirgula ligni:
- a CDS encoding DUF59 domain-containing protein — MITETAQTPAGGAAPAVEPASPNSPQWFFAPGVTPDERARLTEEAIAALKTVFDPEIPCDIYELGLIYCVVIDDSRKVLIDMTLTAPGCPVAGDIVQSVENAVGTVGGVSAVEVNMVFDPPWDQSRMSTEARIALDFY, encoded by the coding sequence ATGATCACCGAGACGGCGCAGACACCAGCGGGCGGGGCCGCACCGGCCGTCGAACCGGCATCGCCCAATTCGCCGCAATGGTTCTTTGCGCCCGGCGTCACGCCGGACGAACGCGCGCGGCTGACCGAGGAGGCGATTGCGGCGCTGAAGACCGTCTTCGATCCGGAAATCCCCTGCGACATTTACGAGCTTGGGCTGATCTATTGCGTCGTCATCGACGACAGCCGTAAAGTGCTGATCGACATGACGCTGACGGCGCCAGGCTGCCCGGTCGCCGGGGATATCGTCCAATCGGTCGAGAACGCGGTCGGCACCGTGGGCGGCGTGTCGGCGGTCGAGGTCAACATGGTCTTCGATCCGCCGTGGGATCAAAGCCGGATGTCGACCGAGGCGCGGATCGCGCTCGACTTTTATTGA
- a CDS encoding HesB/IscA family protein, whose product MAKAKFPIMTLTQAAADRVRTLMADRAIAGLRVGVKNGGCAGMSYTLDYAEAIGPYDEVVEDKDVKVIVDPKALMFLLGTEMDFRTDKLGSGFTFNNPNQTGACGCGESVAITPASEAQIAEARG is encoded by the coding sequence ATGGCGAAAGCCAAGTTCCCGATCATGACTTTGACGCAGGCGGCAGCCGATCGCGTTCGCACGCTGATGGCCGACCGCGCCATCGCCGGGCTGCGCGTCGGGGTCAAGAACGGCGGCTGCGCCGGCATGTCCTATACGCTGGATTATGCCGAGGCGATCGGCCCTTACGATGAGGTTGTCGAGGACAAGGACGTGAAGGTCATCGTCGATCCGAAGGCGCTGATGTTCCTTCTCGGCACCGAGATGGATTTCCGTACGGACAAGCTCGGCTCGGGGTTCACCTTCAACAACCCGAATCAGACGGGGGCCTGCGGTTGCGGCGAATCCGTCGCCATCACGCCAGCCAGCGAAGCCCAGATCGCG